The Megalobrama amblycephala isolate DHTTF-2021 linkage group LG1, ASM1881202v1, whole genome shotgun sequence genome segment TTTATTGCCATTAGTGCGGCATAAAACATTTTTCCCAGGTCTTTGTCCCTCCACCCACCCAAGGGCCCACAAAATCGCAATCTGAGTTTAATACATAATTGAGGTGATTCTGCAAAGTGTTGTAAGAGGGTGGAGTTTATGATCACATGGGTGTGCTCAAACAACATGTACAACAaccaacatgcacattcccaaatttctctatatcctaattattgttaatatgtaattcattatttccaggagctcattgcttctacctttaATTAAACTGCTAAAAAAGATTGTAAACTGCCTAAATTATTACGttattagctaactgcattctttaaattgtaatgttgacatgcattctctatgtatcgtgaaaagcgctatacaaataaaagtgaaaaaaaaaaagaaacaactgGAACCGTGCCTTATCAATCTATGAACCGTTCAGCCTGACGATGGAAAAGTGGGTTTTGTTTCTCAGCACATAAAGATGAACTACTTACTGTGTTTTAagactgtggtgatgtggtttctccactgcatggatcttcacaTGTGACTTCAGGTTACTTTTAAAACCGAAACTCATTCCACACTGATTACACGTGTGaggcttctctctgctgtggatcctctcatgtgatttcagagatgatgactgactgaatctcttgtcacagtgtgaacacttgtaaggattttctccagtgtggatcctctcatgtgttttcagatttgcTAACTGACTGAATCtgttgtcacagtgtgaacacttgtaaggtttctctccagtgtggatcctctcatgtcttttcagatttgctaactgactgaatctcttgtcacagtgtgaacacttgtgaggtttttctccagtgtggatcctctcatgtgttttcagaggtCCTGacagactgaatctcttgtcacagtatgaacacttgtgaggtttttctccagtgtggatcctctcatgcgTTTTAAGAGTTGCtaactgactgaatctcttgtcacagtatgaacacttgtaaggtttctctccagtgtggatcctctcatgtcttttcagatttgctaactgactgaatctcttgtcacagtgtgaacacttgtgaggtttttctccagtgtggatcatctcatgtgttttcagaggtCCTGacagactgaatctcttgtcacagtatgaacacttgtgaggtttttctccagtgtggatcctctcgtgCGTTTTAAGAGTTGCtaactgactgaatctcttgtcacagtatgaacacttgaaaagtttttctccagtgtggatcctctcatgtgtttttagATTTTCTAacacactgaatctcttgtcactgtgtgaacacttgaaaggtttttctccggtgtggatcctctcatgtcttttcagatttgctaactgactgaatctcttgtcacagtgtgaacacttgtaaggtttttctccagcgtgaattctctggtgctgtTTTAAACGGCTTCCTGAAGTAAAAGTCTtttcacactcaaagcacatgtactctctcacaccattATGAAGTTTCTCATGCTCTTGTAAACTACacagctgtgaaaaactctttccacacacagaacatgaatgtggcttctccttcaTATGAACTGTCAGGTGTTTTTTCAGGTCTGATGCCCTAAGAAATTTCCTTCCGCAGTGATGACATGTGTACttcttctctccagtgtggatctgCATGTGAAGCTTAAGATATTCTTTGTCTATGAATTTCTTCCCACACTGATGACATACGAAtagcttttctccagtgtggattctCACGTGTGTCGTTAGTTGTGAtgattgactgaaactcttcccacattgatggCATacataaggcttctctccaatgtgaactctcatgtgataATTAAGAGATGCCTTTTGTATGAAGCTCTTCCTGCATTGAACACACttgtacggcttctctccagtatgaactctcatgtgaatctcAAGATGACATTTgtatgtgaaactctttccacactgagtgcaggttgtatATGTCTTGTCTCTtcttctctttaaaaatgtgttattagtCTTTGAGTGActcaaatgtttttctccaggtttgacatgatgtttctcctccacttcactcagttctttaCTCTCCTCATTCTCTTCCATTATGtctgaaaagaaagaaaaaaatgtcaatttcattttcagtacATCAAACCAATTCAAAGAGAGGAATATGAAGAGAAAGGACATAGAAGTGAAAGGACAATGTCGACCAGATAAAATTCAAGTTGGTGTAAACTCAATCTATGATTTCAACCAGGgatataaatttaaacaaattcCCATGACCGATccttgtttaaataaatcaaataaatccGTGTGACCTCTaacggtccttgccactttgcaagtaatcTAGAGCTCGAAGTTGGAAGTAATACAAGCACATAAATTGGTTCCCCTATTGTACAGCAGGCTTTGTTTGTCCTGAGCCTGTAACAAATTTTCTTAGATAGCTGCCCCAAAGTGCGGAGTTTTGTTCTCAGTTCCAGTACATGGTTTGTGTCATATCTTCTCATTTTATTACAAGAAGAAACCTCACCCAATCAAAGAGAATCTTAAACTACTGCTTTCACGGGCCCGAAAAGTTGTTTAGAATGCCTTTGGGATTCTTGCTGCACAATGGAGTATCTACCACCGGTTGATTGGAGTGAGCCCTGCAAATGTGGATGCCATTGTGAAAGCAACAGTGGCCCTTCATAACTTCCAGAGGTGGAACTCCACAGCAGAAGGACCTGTCCCACAGGAAGAACAGCACATCCCTGCACTTACACGTGCAAGGAGAGTGGGCACCAACAACTCCACCCAAGAGGCCATGGCTGTTCGGGAGTCCTTCAACAGGTACTTTTCTTCTGCCACTGGTGAAGTGCCCTGGCAACACAACATAGCCTGATCTGCCCACCTGTCATCTCTGCATCCCTCACCTGCTGCTGCCTTTCATAACACAAAGGCTATTTTAAGAGCCATTCACTTATTCTTGAAAGATCTGATTCCTGACTAAACATACACATTGCATGCACACATTACATCTGGCATGTGTTTTGATAGTTTGGAAAAAACATTTGCAACTGCAACCAGGGGCGCCGTTGacacgggggacagggggggtcaggacccccgcagttttgaaaagagagaaatcgacccccgcacttttgataagggcttcAATTAGTCAaactatatcatcttttagcttaggatattttctttcaaatgagtccattttcacatttctgtaaataatcaactgttttgtcacggatgtgaacaggaaatgcgctctcgaacggagaaacaaGCGATCTCCAAGCAATCGATCAGAGcatgctaacgttttaggacaggtcaatggtatataaatcatgcccgaacgttagcgtttgtcagtcaagccaaaccgtccattcagaaaccgagaaatttgacactttaaggtaaggaggctgatctGTCAGGTTGATGCGCGAGCTGGattgactgaagttttcgtgaggatttatagtttatggactgtttcgatttcggtaattacatctagaaaggtaaaagcattgatggcatctataaaagagatctCTGAAAGCGAAACAAAAGTGATTATTGCCTCGACCAGCAACGCAGAGGGGAGGACACACGAGAGGAGCGTTTAATAGGTATGTGTATGGgctactgtaatactgcataatgcttatcagtggcatgcactttgattgcgaaagtgaaagtgctctttgcggtcgcatcgcggtgCCCCCCGTGTTCCCATTTCTCCCGATGTGAACcgtgagctccagtccattacaatGTAAGGCGGTTAAGGCCCGGGCATACTTCATTTCCCACATTCCCACTAAGCCCTTCAAAGAAgctcctttgcccatgagcgtGGAAAGACGCATGCACACGTGCACCGCCCATGGTGATTTAcatgtacatttattcattaacaacaccccccccccccccaatgcAGTTTGGCCCCCCcactttgaaaatgtctcctgcgCCCCTGACTGCAACTGCATCGTTCATACACTAAACGATGAATTACCACTTTACATCTGAATCAAAACACAATTCATGAACTCAAGTCTGTTACAAAATAACTGGATTTTTTAACAGTTTGCTTGGACAATGTTTGTCCTATACTTAAGTTAcagaaataaggccaaaaaaatatatattaaacccatgttcacaagacttctgggtattggaggttgtagactagagtttttgcttcaaaattatgtaaaaattatcctgcctgcttgttcatataaaacaatatattgatttacattttgtaagacactttttgtcattaaaacagtatgtgtggaggAGTGAATAATCATGATTAATGCTGCGATTCatacctgagaagacaaaagatttgCATAATGACCTCTAATtacctgcatattaatgagctctttcagtcaggtaggctgtgaaaaaaccctctgtgatcatgctgataacaggattaatgtccactcttaacaaaaaaacatgatttttgtgatcttatgcctgtattattgcacatcatgtgaagaaaatgttgtaggcctatgttaaattacactaccagtcaaaataTTGACGCATtactaatgtttttaaaagaataagtctcaagtctctaaccaaataatggttttctattttaatatactttaaaatataatgtatttctgtgatgcaaagcatctgaacattcctacctctatggcatttcacaTAGGCTACaatatttgttataatatatagcctaaatgttaatgtgcaggtgacaaactatacatcattgaAAAGATTCAAGACTCAAGCTTTACATTTTGACCTCTGTTTTACTCtgaaaatcttatattgactgtaatttcttaatatgcttataagcatgcacatttggagaaatattaatggattctcatatgtttatgtcaatttcctatacagaggagttatatttattctatatttattgtcatcactgtgagcgctggatactctgttttcaattcatacttgcagccggagggcgctctgtgcacctttagtccacaaatgcctcctaaagaagaacaggccaTGTGACATTCTAGGAATTAACAAAGGCTTCCAGAGAttgctaaccatggctttaacctacagataaacaattttcaagacaataaatacacgatagagacgatgtatacatgtattgcctcagaatttgcgtctgaatagcgctcgctccatgggcgtggctgcattagccgataatgagctgaatcacgggtGTCTGacgtgtctcttttcatacagattacataaacagattttttgtttttgatttgacttacatgatttaaaaactgacatttcaatgtttctttagacataagtctaatttttttgtgattagtattcactaagttacacttcattttctgagaactatcagattggacttcattcagagggagatgacagatcacgcatcatgttagttttctttattttgcaaaaagcacaacattttgtttttactctgcgtgtacacaaataaaagaagatattccacagattaaaatggtgtatagctcttaattgtatgtgcaacattgatggagtattttgagtctctttcacactggtaagaaaaaaaccgaggtggtatTGCCGGCGATACCTCCGACTCGAGGGAGTTAAGGTAAGTTTTCAGAATGTGTGTATGTTatagaataaaaaaatttaagtaTTCGAACATTAAAGTTGACATCAAGGAACAAATGATATCAAGAAGCTATTTCTCACGAAAACTCAGCCCTATGTAAAACAGACAAGAATTCCATTTCaacttcactttttttttttcacgtgACAGGTTTCTGAAACGTGGAGCCAGACTTAAAAGAAAAAGCTCCTCCTCATCTGCAGACTAGTTGAGCACATTCATCAACTGATTATCAAACTCATCCTTCTGCCTCTGCCTTTTTTTGGTCTTCATTGATCTTTTTGGTGCTGGCGTAGGGTACTGCAGGTACATGCGATACATGGGGTGCTGAGGTAGATGGGGTCTCCCCGGTTTGAGTAGAAGGATCAGACAGACTCAGAGTATCAGAAGATTCAGTGGCCAGAACTGCAGGAGTAGATGGGGAGCTGGGAGACACATCAGTCAGGGTAAGGGTAAAGGTTTCAGTTGGGTTACCAAGTGGTGATGACTGAGCAGCCAGGGGTGATGAGGTAACCTGGAGGGCGTGGGGGCTAGAGGATCTCTCTTCTAGGGATGGGGACATATTGGAGGAAGTGGCCCTCTCTCTGACATGAGGCTCCAAGAAACTCATAATGGAGAAATACCTCCATGTGGTTTTCTATTCTGCCCCTGCACCACTCTTCCTCTCCCTCATGGCCTTTCTCTCCTTTATATATCTGTCCCTGAGATTTTTCCAATGCCTTTTACACTGATCCTCTAAATAAATGgaggaaatgtgttacttttttattaatacattGAAAACTGAACCTCTAACAGGTATAGAGCTATCCATGGGGAACACTTATCAAAACCTAAACTATGTTAACACATATTGCCTACCAACATGCTACCTGACTGTAAAAACACACCTGACATGCCtactttaaatttaaatctGTATGTTTAGGATGGTAGCCCACTTGTAGTTTTTGGCAATTTCAACATTCATCTTGAGAAGCCTTATGCTTCAGACTTCTTCTCTCTTCTAGCCTCATTCGATCTCAATCGGCTTATCACCacaagtacacacaaatctggCAACCAACTTGACCTCATTTACACATGCAACTGCATCACTGACAACATTTTGGTAAAACCTCTG includes the following:
- the LOC125246261 gene encoding zinc finger protein 665-like isoform X1; translation: MEENEESKELSEVEEKHHVKPGEKHLSHSKTNNTFLKRRRDKTYTTCTQCGKSFTYKCHLEIHMRVHTGEKPYKCVQCRKSFIQKASLNYHMRVHIGEKPYVCHQCGKSFSQSSQLTTHVRIHTGEKLFVCHQCGKKFIDKEYLKLHMQIHTGEKKYTCHHCGRKFLRASDLKKHLTVHMKEKPHSCSVCGKSFSQLCSLQEHEKLHNGVREYMCFECEKTFTSGSRLKQHQRIHAGEKPYKCSHCDKRFSQLANLKRHERIHTGEKPFKCSHSDKRFSVLENLKTHERIHTGEKLFKCSYCDKRFSQLATLKTHERIHTGEKPHKCSYCDKRFSLSGPLKTHEMIHTGEKPHKCSHCDKRFSQLANLKRHERIHTGEKPYKCSYCDKRFSQLATLKTHERIHTGEKPHKCSYCDKRFSLSGPLKTHERIHTGEKPHKCSHCDKRFSQLANLKRHERIHTGEKPYKCSHCDNRFSQLANLKTHERIHTGENPYKCSHCDKRFSQSSSLKSHERIHSREKPHTCNQCGMSFGFKSNLKSHVKIHAVEKPHHHSLKTQRRSSRGEPPFNPASQKLCESFLKERNEMCSSGSEEICSLHSEKLKLFCLEDKQPVCLVCRDSQKHDNHKFRPISEVVSSYKEELNTALESLQEKLQHNEEMKGEFEETVQHIKSQAEHTERQIKQQFEKLHQFLRDEEEATITALREEEEQKKQMMKEKLEEMNRHISALSHTIKVMEEMMKANDVYFLKEFPVSMERVQSSQPDPQMASGALIHVPRYLGNLPFRVWKMMQDIVQNSKSDCRRSELEMRDEWRVKAPVILDPNTANPRLVLSDDLTSVRYSGIKQPLPDNPERFSSVFCVLGSEGYNSGTHCWDVEVKESYWWILGVTTASNQRKGDNFFGTDDMWSMRYGRSGSGFRVKQKLDHVRVYLDYDGGTVSFSDPVTNTHLHTFTATFTHTLFPFFYSYPYLRILAVNSQ
- the LOC125246261 gene encoding zinc finger protein 665-like isoform X2, with the protein product MEENEESKELSEVEEKHHVKPGEKHLSHSKTNNTFLKRRRDKTYTTCTQCGKSFTYKCHLEIHMRVHTGEKPYKCVQCRKSFIQKASLNYHMRVHIGEKPYVCHQCGKSFSQSSQLTTHVRIHTGEKLFVCHQCGKKFIDKEYLKLHMQIHTGEKKYTCHHCGRKFLRASDLKKHLTVHMKEKPHSCSVCGKSFSQLCSLQEHEKLHNGVREYMCFECEKTFTSGSRLKQHQRIHAGEKPYKCSHCDKRFSQLANLKRHERIHTGEKPFKCSHSDKRFSVLENLKTHERIHTGEKLFKCSYCDKRFSQLATLKTHERIHTGEKPHKCSYCDKRFSLSGPLKTHEMIHTGEKPHKCSHCDKRFSQLANLKRHERIHTGEKPYKCSYCDKRFSQLATLKTHERIHTGEKPHKCSYCDKRFSLSGPLKTHERIHTGEKPHKCSHCDKRFSQLANLKRHERIHTGEKPYKCSHCDNRFSQLANLKTHERIHTGENPYKCSHCDKRFSQSSSLKSHERIHSREKPHTCNQCGMSFGFKSNLKSHVKIHAVEKPHHHSLKTQRRSSRGEPPFNPASQKLCESFLKERNEMCSSGSEEICSLHSEKLKLFCLEDKQPVCLVCRDSQKHDNHKFRPISEVVSSYKEELNTALESLQEKLQHNEEMKGEFEETVQHIKSQAEHTERQIKQQFEKLHQFLRDEEEATITALREEEEQKKQMMKEKLEEMNRHISALSHTIKVMEEMMKANDVYFLKEFPVSMERVQSSQPDPQMASGALIHVPRYLGNLPFRVWKMMQDIVQNTPVILDPNTANPRLVLSDDLTSVRYSGIKQPLPDNPERFSSVFCVLGSEGYNSGTHCWDVEVKESYWWILGVTTASNQRKGDNFFGTDDMWSMRYGRSGSGFRVKQKLDHVRVYLDYDGGTVSFSDPVTNTHLHTFTATFTHTLFPFFYSYPYLRILAVNSQ